The sequence CCACGTCGTGGCTGAGCGCGACCAGCTTGCCGTCGCCGTCCACGCCGGCCTTGACTTTTTGATAGGTGAGCGGACGCGAGAAATCCATCGTCATGTCGTTCTCACGCGTGTAGATCACCTTCACCGGCTTGCCCACGGCCTTCGCCGCCTGCACCGCGGGCACCATCATGTCGGCATCGAGCCTGCGGCCGAAACCGCCGCCGAGCCACATCTGGTGCATGACCACGAATTTCGGATCGATCCCGGCGGCGCCCGCCGCAATCGCGCCGGAGCGCGTCGCGAATTGGTTGCCGGAATAGATGTGCAGGATATCGCCCTTGAACTCCGCGGTGGCGTTCATCGGCTCCATCGGCGCGTGGATGTTGATGCTGGTGGTGTACTCGGCTTCCAGCACCTTTGCGGCCGAACCGAACGCCGCATTGGGATCGCCGTCCTTGACGAAGAACTGGCCGGAATCCTCCAGCTTCTGCAGCCGCATGGCTTCATCGAGCAGCGACTGGCTCGACAGCTTTGCGTTGGGACCGCCGTCATAGGCGATCTTCAGCGCCTGCGCCGCCTTCTTGGCGTTGGCATAGGTGCTGGCAACCGCAACGACCCAGCCCGATGTCGTGCCGGTCTTGTCGTCGAGGGTGACGGCCTTGATGAAGCCCGGCACTTTCTTTGCAGCCGAGTCGTCGACCGATTTCACCGTGGCGCCGAAGCGCACCGGCGGCGTCACCACCGCGCCATAGGCCATGCCCGGCAGCATCACGTCGATGCCGTATTTGGCCGTGCCGTTGGTCTTGGACGGAATGTCGAGCTGCGGCACCGACACGCCGATCATGGCGTACTGATCCGGCGTCTTCAGCTTGATCGCCTTCAGCTCGTCCGGCGTGAAGGTCTTGGTCGCCTTGCCGCTCTTGACGACATCGGCGAACGACATCTGCTTCTTCGACTTCGGATGCACGATCATGGAATCGCGCACCACGAGCTCCGACGCCGGCACGCCCATCGCGGCGGCCGCGCCTTCCGTCAACGCCATCCGTCCGGCGGCGCCAGCCCGGCTCATCGCATCGAAGTTCATCATGGTCGACCAGCTGCCGCCGGTGATCTGCGCCCCGAGCACGGGATCGTTGAACTTCGGATCATTGGAGGCGAGGTTGACCCGCATGTCGCTCCATTTCGCGCCCAGCTCCTCGCAGACGATCTGCGCCATGGTGGAGGCGATGTGCTGGCCCATATCGGCCTTGCCGCAGGTCACGGTGACGAGACCATCGGGCGCGATCGCGTACCAGACGCTCGGTTCGAAGCTCGAAGGCGCAGCCAGCGCTTCACCGATGCCGGGCACGCCGGCATAGCCGAGCACGAGACCGCTCGCGGCGGTGCCGACCAGGAAGGAGCGACGGCTGAGATCGGTCGCCTCGGCGCCGATGGTTTTCACGTGCTTATTCATGTGGGCCTCCGTTCGGTGGAGGTGGCGGAGGCGGTGCGCATCTCGGATGCCGCGCGCATGATCGCCTTCTGGATCCGCGAATAGGTCATGCAGCGGCAGAGATTGCCGTCCATATGCGCCACGACCTCTTCCTTGGTCGGATTGGAATTCTTCGCCAGCAGCGACGCCGCCTGCATGATCTGCCCGGACTGGCAGTAGCCGCATTGCGGCACCTGCTCGGCGATCCACGCCTTCTGCAGGGGGTGATCGCCCTTGGCGGAAAGGCCTTCGATGGTGGTGATCTTCTTGCCGGCGACATCGCCGATCATGGTCTGGCACGAGCGCACGGCTTCGCCGTTGACGTGCACGGTGCAGGCGCCGCACAGCCCGGCACCGCAGCCAAACTTGGTGCCGGTCATCTGCAATTGTTCGCGGATGGCCCAGAGGAGCGGCGTGTCGTTCGCCGCATCCACGGACAGACTCCGCCCGTTGATGGTGAGAGTTGGCATAGGCGTCTTCCCCTGCCGGTGCATGAAGCCGCTTACGACGGCAACACTTGAATGGCGGACGCCCACCGGGCTGGCGCCTGCCTTGAACGCAAGCATGATCGCGTTCGCGCGCGGAGGCAATTGCAATTTGGAATCGATCGAAGAAAGCGCCGCGGCGGCATGTTGTGCGTTGCGAGAACGGGGCGGATGCAGCGAGTGGACGCAACAAGCAGCGCATCCAGACATGAGTGCCAACGCGTTCGGGCAGTTTCTTCGAAGTAACTTGGCACGCTAGAATGCTGCCGCAAGCGACCCTTACCCTCCCTGGAGGGAGGGTCGATCGCGCGCAGCGCGAGCGGGATGGGGTGATCTCTCCGCGAGAAACACCGTTCGAGATGGAGAGACTGTCACCCCACCCCGTCTCACATTTCGCTGCGCTCAATGTGAGCCGACCCTCCCCCTCCAGGGAGGGTGAAGTACTGAGATCGCGGCTAGAGAAAAAGAAAGGGCGGAAACAATGCCGAAGATCGATCGGGACGGCGTCGGAATCTATTACGAAGTTCATGGCGACGGGCCGCCGCTGCTGCTGACCCACGGCTATTCCTCGACTTCGGTGATGTGGCATGGCCAGGTCGATGCATTCGCGAAAGACCACAAGCTGATCCTGTGGGACATGCGCGGCCACGGCCAGTCCGATTATCCGGACGATCCCAAGGCCTATAGCGAGGCGCTGACCGTCGGCGACATCGCGGCGATCCTCGACGCCATCGGCGCCGAGCGCGCCATCATCGGCGGGCTCTCGCTCGGTGGCTACATGTCGCTCGCGTTCTACCGCGCCCATCCAACACGCACACGAGCGTTGTTGATCATCGACACCGGACCGGGATTCAAGAAGGACGATGCGCGCGAGGCCTGGAACGCGCGGGCGCTCGGCACCGCCGACAAGCTCGATCAGGAAGGACTCGCCGTGCTGCAATCGGCGACGCGCGAGCGCGCCAGCGCCAGCCACCGCAACGCCAAAGGCCTCGCGCTCGCCGCGCGCGGCATGCTGACCCAGCGCGATGCCCGCGTGATCGAGCTGTTGCCCGACATCAAGGTGCCCAGCCTGATCGTGGTCGGCGCCGACGACACGCCGTTCCTCGCCGCGTCCGACTACATGGCCGCAAAAATCCCCGGCGCACAAAAGGTCGTGATCCCCGCGGCCGGCCACGCCGTCAACATCGATCAGCCCAAGGCTTTTGTTGACGCGGTGATGCCTTTCCTGAAGAACTTGCCGGGATAGGACGATCGGACAAGGACGGGCCATGAAGCGGGCAATGTTGGCTGCGGGTGCAGTGTTGCTATCGATGTCAGCGCCAGCGCAGGCCGAACCCTTCGGCGGCACGCCGCCGCGCCGGCCCTTCGTTGAAACCCTGTCGAACAACACACCGCTCGCCTTCGGCATGGACGCCGGGCAAACCGCGCGCGCGCTCGGGCAACCCCTACAGTATGTGCGGGGGCGTCCCGGCAATGAGATCTACCTCGCACTGCGCAACATCGGCGGCAGCCGCCTGATCCCCTACCGCCATCGCCTGTTCCTGCAATTCCGTCACGGACGGCTGGCAGGATGGAAGGAGGATTACGGCGAGAACTGGATGTGGGAGTGAGGGCGGAAGTGCGACTGTCTCCCTTATCCTGAGGAGCTTGCGCCGCAAGCGTCTCGAAGGATGAAGGCTCCGCTGCTGCATCTCGGCCTTTGCATCCTTCCAGACGCGCGCAAGGGCGCGCACCTCAGGATGAGGGGAGAGAGTGGATTGACGACCAACCAAGAAGGACAACCCGCGTGGGACAGGACATCAAGCTGACGGCCTCCGACAATTTCCGGCTCGGCGCCTATCGCGCCGATCCGGCCGGCGCACCGAAGGGCGCGGTGGTGGTGATCCAGGAGATCTTTGGGGTCAATCACCACATCCGCTCGGTGTGCGACCGGCTCGCCAGCGAGGGTTATGTTGCGATCGCGCCGTCGATCTTCGATCGGACCGCGCCGGGCTTCCAGTCGGGCTACACGCCGAACGAAATCGCCGAGGCGCGAAAATTCGTCGCCAGTCCCGACTGGGAGGCGATGCTGCGCGACACCCAGGCCGCGATCGATGCCGTAAGGAGTGTCGGGCCGGTCGGCATCATCGGCTTCTGCCTCGGCGGCAGCATCGCCTTTCTCGCGGCGACGCGGCTGTCGGGCCTCAAGGCCGCGATCGGCTATTACGGCGGCGCCATCGTCCGCTTTGCCGACGAGACACCGAAAGTGCCGACGCAGCTGCATTTCGGTGAGAAGGATGCCGGCATTCCCCTCAGCGACGTCGAGACCATCAAGGCGAAGCGGCCGGATGTCGAGGTGTTCGTCTATCCTGGCGCGCAGCACGGTTTTCATTGCGACGAGCGGCCGAGCTACGACAAGGCCAGCTCGGAGATTGCCTGGCCGCGCAGCATGGCATTTTTCGCCAAGCATCTGCAGACGTAGCGCGCGAGTCTCCCCTTTCCTCATTTCGGGATGCGCCGCGAAGCGGTGCAGGCCCGGAATGACGGAAACAGGAATCGGGTGGCTGCATCCTGCCGCCCGGCGATAGAGCTGGCCGATCAAGCCAAGTCACGCCGGGAGAGCGTCATGCAGCAGGCCAATACGAACATCGTCATCCGCAACCCGTTCGGCACCATGGACGTCCCGGCGCCCGGCGATTCCGAAGTCATGCACTATGCCATAACGGCCGCGCTGGCCGGCGACGTTGCGGACAGCAATGCGACGCCTTGGGCATCCATCCCGGCGCTGTCCGATCCGCTCGACGGCACCTGGGCGAGCCGCTGGAACGGCGGCGCCGATCCGACCATTCCCGGCGATACGCCGGAGACCTGGAAACAAGGTCGTGCGGAGGTCCGTGTCGCAGGCGGGCGGATCTATCTGCGATTCGATTGGGACGGCGGCCGCAGGCACGGACTGATCGATGCAGCGCGAGAGAGCGGCAATCACTTGGTCGGGAAGTACATCAACTTGACCAACCCGGCGATCATGCGCCCGTGGATCGGCCTCGTGGTCGATGCGGCACGCATCGACGGATGTTTTCCGAATGGGCGGCTGGACTTTCGGCGGTGAACTAGAACCAGCGCTCGCCGACGAACACGGTGTCGCCCGGCGCGAGCGGCGTGCCGAGCGGGACGACGGCGCGCATTGCGCCGCCGGCATCGGTGTGCGTGACGGTGACGACATCGCGCTTGGCGCGCGGCGAGAAGCCGCCGGCGATGGCGACGGCGCTTTCGACCGTCATGTTCGGCACATACGGATACTGGCCAGGCGCGGAGACTTCGCCGAGAATGAAGAACGGGCGATAAGTATCGATCTCGACGGCGACCGAAGGCTCGCGGATGTAGCCGTTACGCAGGCGCGCGGCGATCTCGCCGGCAAGGCCTGCGGTGGTGCGGCCGCGTGCGGGCACCGCGCCGATCAGCGGCATGGTGATGGAGCCGCCGGCATCGATGGCGTAGCTGTTGGTGAGACCTTCCTGGCCGTAGACCACGACGCGCAGCTTGTCGCCGGCGTCGAGGTGGTAGGAGGCGTCATAGCGGACCGGCGCCATCGGCGCGGCATAGCCGACCGGCATCGGCACAGGCGAGGCGGCAAACGAATTGCTGAGCGCGGCGATGGCGCCGCCGCCGCTGTTGGCGACGACGACCGGCTGCGGTGCGCTGTAGGGCTGGCCATAGGCCATGGTATCGAGATCGGCACGCGGCTGCACGTAGGCGACGGGACCTGTGGTCTGCATGCAGCCGCCCAGGGCCAGCGCGGCGGACGCTGTCAGGGACGCTGCCAAGATCGACCATCGAAACGCGCGTGCAACCGGCACCGGACCTATCCCTCGAAACGAGACAGCTCCAGTGATGCACTGGTTATGGTTAATAAAGCGTTGAGCGGCGGTGACGGTGCCACCCTCCCCTGGAGGGGAAGGGTCGGCTCATATCGAGCGCAGCGAGATATGAGACGGGGTGGGGTGGATCTCTCCACTCGGGCACTGTTGGAGGTGGAGGGACCGTCACCCCACCCCGCTTCGCATTGCGCTTCGCTTCATGCGAAGCGACCCTCCCCCTCCAGAGGAGGGTAAGAGACACCCTCGTTCGCGGCTGGCTTCTGCGCATCGGAGTAAGTGTAGACCGTGCTGCGGTACTGCGTGCCGATGTCGTTGCTCTGGCGCATGCGCCGCGCTCAGTCGGGGAATTGAAAGTTCAATCCCGCGAGTACCCGATCAGCGGCTTCCGCGGCCGGAACAGGATCATCAGCAGGATGCCCAAAATGCCGAGCACGGCGAAGACCGGCTGGTCCAGCACCAGGCGGATCACCGAGGTCCAAAGCCAGGGCGCCTTGGCTTCGACCCAGGTCCGGAATGCGGACTGGCTGGCCTGATTGATGTCGTTCCAGAATTGGCCGAAGCGGGTGAAGCGCAGGGTCTGGTCGGCCACCCAGCGGGCGCCGTCATAGACCATGAAGATGAACCCGCCGGCGAGCAGCAACAGCCCAATCAGTCGGAAAAAGCCGCGGATCATGCCTCACCCCAGATGATCGTCCGATCGGACGACCCGTATAATGCCAGCCAGCCAATAGCCAAGCGACGGCAGAAATTCAACCTCTTCAGGGCGTTACGGCGAGCCTCAGAGCGCCCAGGGGATGGTTTTCCAGCCCTGGAAAGCGTTGACGGTGCCACAGACCCTCTCTATAAGGGCGCCAACTGGCGGTGGGCGCAATCCTGCCGCCGCTGTTCTTTGAGCAATTGCAGGCCCCTTGAGCGCAGAGCTCGTCGAGGCCTCATGTTCCGGGAACGGCCCAGCAACCGAACACCCTAAATCCGAGCGTCGATTCCGCGGTCAAGCAGCCGGCGCTACCCGACCAAGACGCGACCGGTACCGCAAAGGATATTGAGACCATGGCCAATACCACCTCCGCCAAGAAAGCGACGCGCAAGATCGCCCGTCGCACCGCCGTCAACAAGTCGCGCCGCACCCAGATGCGCGGCGCCGTTCGCACCGTCGAGGAAGCCATCAAGACCGGCGACCGTGCCGCGGCCGTGAAGGCGCTGGCGAATGCCGAGCCCGCTTTGATGCGCGCTGCCCAGCGCAACATCATTCACAAGAACAACGCCAGCCGCAAAGTCTCGCGCCTCACCGCGCAGATCGCCAAGCTCGCCAAGTAAACCGGTGCAGCTTTCCCTGGTCGATCCATTCGACCGGTTGAAGCGACAGCGCGCGCGTCACATCAGCCCGGCCTCGTGCCGGGCTTTTCGTTGGCTGTCACAATTCACGCAAGCGGTCGCTCGACAGACAATCGCTGTTGCAATCGGTGTTGCACTCGCTGTTGGAAGACTCGCCTCCACCGCACCATGATGCGTCCCGTAGTTCTAGCTGCGGGTGTTTTTGCAACAGTGGAAACTCTCAGTGCGGTGCGAAAAATCCTTGCGAGGCGGGGCTAACTCGCATTTCCACGCGTGCGAGTTCTGCACACCGTAATTTCACCGGGACGCTTCGCGCGATGGAGTTACCCTGTGAAACGAGACTCAAAAAACGATGTCTCGCTAATCACTTATCGACATAGCATCAACAAGCATTTGGAAAATTCGCGCACACGGCACGCGCGTGACGCTTTTGTAAAAATTTTTTGGCGATGGCCGAGAATTGTCACATGACGCTCCGCGCTTTCGAATCTGTGCACGAATCCAAAAACTTGCTTCGAAGCCTGTGAACAAGTCCGCGCGGCGTTAACGCTGGTCAAGTTTTTTGATGCCTCAAGTGTGAATCAATTTCGTTGCGAGTCTTTCCGCTTAGTGTATTCCTTAAGTCGTCAGCGGCGCCCACGATCTTGAGACCAGCGCGGTATCGGAAAACGGGGCGAGCGTGCAAATCGGCGGCGATGTGCACGTTGGCGACGCTTCAACAAGCGATTGGCGGTTCAAACCCATAGCAATATGGGAACGGTAGCTCTTTGTCTGAATGTCTCCAAGCGGGATCTTTCGCATCCCGCTCGCGCCAGGCGCAAATGAGAGACGTCGCGAAGCTACCCCGACGCGCAAGGTGAGCGAAGTCGAGCGGACGAACAGGACAGACGGGCAGGGCAT comes from Bradyrhizobium diazoefficiens and encodes:
- a CDS encoding polysaccharide biosynthesis/export family protein, with translation MPVARAFRWSILAASLTASAALALGGCMQTTGPVAYVQPRADLDTMAYGQPYSAPQPVVVANSGGGAIAALSNSFAASPVPMPVGYAAPMAPVRYDASYHLDAGDKLRVVVYGQEGLTNSYAIDAGGSITMPLIGAVPARGRTTAGLAGEIAARLRNGYIREPSVAVEIDTYRPFFILGEVSAPGQYPYVPNMTVESAVAIAGGFSPRAKRDVVTVTHTDAGGAMRAVVPLGTPLAPGDTVFVGERWF
- a CDS encoding (2Fe-2S)-binding protein, with translation MPTLTINGRSLSVDAANDTPLLWAIREQLQMTGTKFGCGAGLCGACTVHVNGEAVRSCQTMIGDVAGKKITTIEGLSAKGDHPLQKAWIAEQVPQCGYCQSGQIMQAASLLAKNSNPTKEEVVAHMDGNLCRCMTYSRIQKAIMRAASEMRTASATSTERRPT
- a CDS encoding alpha/beta fold hydrolase, whose product is MPKIDRDGVGIYYEVHGDGPPLLLTHGYSSTSVMWHGQVDAFAKDHKLILWDMRGHGQSDYPDDPKAYSEALTVGDIAAILDAIGAERAIIGGLSLGGYMSLAFYRAHPTRTRALLIIDTGPGFKKDDAREAWNARALGTADKLDQEGLAVLQSATRERASASHRNAKGLALAARGMLTQRDARVIELLPDIKVPSLIVVGADDTPFLAASDYMAAKIPGAQKVVIPAAGHAVNIDQPKAFVDAVMPFLKNLPG
- the rpsT gene encoding 30S ribosomal protein S20, translated to MANTTSAKKATRKIARRTAVNKSRRTQMRGAVRTVEEAIKTGDRAAAVKALANAEPALMRAAQRNIIHKNNASRKVSRLTAQIAKLAK
- a CDS encoding peptide-methionine (S)-S-oxide reductase → MRQSNDIGTQYRSTVYTYSDAQKPAANEGVSYPPLEGEGRFA
- a CDS encoding xanthine dehydrogenase family protein molybdopterin-binding subunit: MNKHVKTIGAEATDLSRRSFLVGTAASGLVLGYAGVPGIGEALAAPSSFEPSVWYAIAPDGLVTVTCGKADMGQHIASTMAQIVCEELGAKWSDMRVNLASNDPKFNDPVLGAQITGGSWSTMMNFDAMSRAGAAGRMALTEGAAAAMGVPASELVVRDSMIVHPKSKKQMSFADVVKSGKATKTFTPDELKAIKLKTPDQYAMIGVSVPQLDIPSKTNGTAKYGIDVMLPGMAYGAVVTPPVRFGATVKSVDDSAAKKVPGFIKAVTLDDKTGTTSGWVVAVASTYANAKKAAQALKIAYDGGPNAKLSSQSLLDEAMRLQKLEDSGQFFVKDGDPNAAFGSAAKVLEAEYTTSINIHAPMEPMNATAEFKGDILHIYSGNQFATRSGAIAAGAAGIDPKFVVMHQMWLGGGFGRRLDADMMVPAVQAAKAVGKPVKVIYTRENDMTMDFSRPLTYQKVKAGVDGDGKLVALSHDVVSAWPTARWGIPDFLTPSVDKKGPLDSFTVNGADFFYTVPNHHVRAIKNELAHNATPSGQLRSVAPGWTFWAVESMIDEIAAATGKDPAQFRIALLDGKGKNDGGAQRLRNTLLAAMGLSGYGTKQLPKGEGMGVACVSSQERATASWTACVAHVAVAPSGEVTVKKLTVATDVGTQVHPDNIRAQVEGAALWGLSLALYEKATLKDGGIEQTNFDSYTPLRMSQVPEVAVAVIANGEKATGVGEPAVTVVAPAIGNAIFNASGARVRALPITAEAVKGAMKA
- a CDS encoding dienelactone hydrolase family protein; translated protein: MGQDIKLTASDNFRLGAYRADPAGAPKGAVVVIQEIFGVNHHIRSVCDRLASEGYVAIAPSIFDRTAPGFQSGYTPNEIAEARKFVASPDWEAMLRDTQAAIDAVRSVGPVGIIGFCLGGSIAFLAATRLSGLKAAIGYYGGAIVRFADETPKVPTQLHFGEKDAGIPLSDVETIKAKRPDVEVFVYPGAQHGFHCDERPSYDKASSEIAWPRSMAFFAKHLQT